In a single window of the Roseiconus lacunae genome:
- a CDS encoding CmpA/NrtA family ABC transporter substrate-binding protein: protein MRRYLIANLCCVGLVAFAIGCSSSEITLEDLEKAAAKVDVARLEGVDASGADAEVVEILDVEKPNLKFGFIKLTDCAPLVIAKEKGYFSDEGLNVEIEAQSNWKVLLDRVIDGQLDGAHMLAGQPIGATIGFGTQAHIITAYSLDYNGNGITVSNEIWSQMQENDPKLKSPTPQHPISADSLKPIVDSYKQEGKDFNMGMVFPVSTHNYEIRYWLAAAGIHPGMYSEENIQGTIDADVLLSVTPPPQMPGTLEAGTILGYCVGEPWNQQAVVKGIGVPVTTNYDIWKNNPEKVFGVTKQWNDEYPNTHVAVVKALIRAGKWLDETDADGNLVNRQEAAKLLSNKDYVGADEDVIDNSMTGTFVFQESDVRPMPDFNVFFKYYASYPHYSDCVWFLTQMRRWGQITEEKPASWYAEKAKDIYQPAIYRKAADMLISEGKASPNDFPGPDYDGYREPTTDFIDGKSYDAKKPIEYLNSFEIGNKDPEPLAKQ, encoded by the coding sequence TTGCGACGTTATCTGATTGCGAATTTATGTTGTGTTGGTCTGGTGGCGTTTGCCATTGGGTGTTCCAGTTCTGAGATCACGCTGGAGGATCTTGAAAAGGCAGCGGCAAAGGTTGACGTCGCACGCCTTGAAGGGGTAGACGCTTCTGGCGCTGATGCCGAAGTCGTCGAAATCCTTGACGTCGAAAAGCCAAACCTCAAGTTTGGTTTCATCAAACTCACCGACTGTGCGCCATTGGTGATCGCGAAAGAGAAAGGGTATTTCTCTGATGAAGGGTTGAACGTCGAAATCGAAGCGCAGTCAAACTGGAAAGTTTTGCTCGACCGCGTGATCGATGGTCAACTCGACGGTGCTCACATGCTGGCCGGGCAACCGATCGGTGCGACGATCGGTTTCGGGACTCAGGCGCACATCATCACAGCCTACAGTTTGGATTACAACGGCAACGGCATCACGGTCAGCAACGAAATCTGGTCGCAGATGCAGGAAAACGACCCGAAGCTAAAATCACCGACTCCGCAGCATCCGATCTCAGCCGATTCGCTTAAGCCAATCGTCGATTCCTACAAGCAGGAAGGCAAGGACTTCAATATGGGGATGGTGTTCCCCGTCAGCACCCACAACTATGAGATCCGCTACTGGCTAGCTGCAGCGGGGATTCATCCCGGAATGTATTCCGAAGAGAACATTCAAGGGACCATTGATGCCGATGTGCTGCTCTCGGTCACTCCTCCGCCGCAAATGCCGGGGACGCTCGAAGCCGGCACGATTCTAGGTTACTGCGTTGGCGAGCCTTGGAATCAACAAGCGGTCGTCAAAGGCATTGGTGTTCCGGTCACCACAAATTACGACATTTGGAAGAACAACCCAGAGAAGGTATTCGGTGTCACTAAGCAGTGGAATGATGAGTATCCCAACACTCATGTCGCGGTCGTGAAAGCACTGATCCGTGCTGGTAAGTGGCTTGACGAAACCGACGCCGATGGCAATTTGGTCAACCGCCAAGAAGCCGCAAAGTTGTTGTCCAACAAGGACTACGTCGGTGCGGACGAAGACGTGATTGACAACAGTATGACGGGCACGTTTGTCTTCCAAGAATCAGATGTTCGTCCGATGCCGGACTTCAATGTGTTCTTCAAATATTACGCTAGCTACCCGCACTACAGCGACTGCGTTTGGTTTCTGACTCAGATGCGACGGTGGGGGCAGATTACCGAAGAAAAGCCGGCGAGTTGGTATGCCGAAAAGGCAAAGGACATCTATCAACCGGCTATCTATCGCAAGGCAGCCGACATGTTGATTTCCGAGGGCAAAGCTTCGCCGAACGATTTCCCGGGTCCTGACTACGACGGCTACCGTGAGCCGACGACGGACTTCATCGACGGAAAGTCCTACGACGCGAAGAAGCCGATCGAGTATCTCAATAGCTTTGAGATCGGCAATAAAGATCCCGAGCCACTTGCAAAACAATAG